ACGCAGTAGCTCCGTAGCACGGCCTCCCGCCGGAACCCGGCCTTCTCGAGCACCCACTGCGACGCCGTGTTGTCGGCGTCGACGAGCGCCTCGACGCGGTCCACGCCCTCCAGGTCGCCGAACACCGCGGCGACCGTCCGCTTCAGTGCCGCCGTGGCCACGCCCTTGCCCCAGTGCGCGCGCGCCAGCACGACGCCGAGCTCGGCGCGGCACCTGTCGTCCGTCGGCGTCACGGACACCGCGCCGACGGGCTCGCCGCCGAGGCATACGGCGCGGAACCAGTGGTGCGGCAGCACGGCGTCGCGCAGGAACGCGAGCATAGGCTCCCGGGACTGTATGGTTCCCACGTCATGAAGGCAGTGACGACCGGGTCCGACGCCCACGCCATCACCGCGTCGACGTCGGCGAGGTCGAACGGCCGGAGCGTGACCGTGTCCGCGGGCATGGACTCCGGCTGGTAAGGCGCTTCTTGGTCCATCTCTGAGCCCTGGATGCTTTGCTGATGCTGAGCCATCAGTAGAGTTTTGTCTCGTTTGTAATTGGTTTAGTGACACTAATCAAAGGACGCACACTCAATGAAGCAATTGTGTGGGCTCCCTACCTTATCTTATGAAAGAGAAAAGGACCAGACTTTACTCAATCAGCCATTCTTAATTAACTAATCACATCTAGTGATTATCATGTTCATGGACACGTGGCATCGAGACGCCCTCTTCCGGCCAGGTGTTCTTGAAATACCATGTCCACGTGTAGTACCAAACAACCTACTCCAATCAGCAACGGCGGATCCACGTTATGACTAATGGATGGAGAGAACATcggttaaatttttattttttaatcatcTAGCTCATATGACATGTTCAACAAGTAGTACACCTAATTATTTTTGTTCTGGTTCTGCTACTGAACACTGATCCTATGGTGCAATTAATTGAATTCATCGCAAAATGCAAACCATAGCATCATCTAGGAACACATAATCCAAAACATGATTTGGATGTGTTGGGTGTAGAAATGGCACGGCTCCAATGTCGCCTTCATCCTCCAAACAGATACACCAATGCAGCACGCAACACCGCTAATTTCACACAGGAAATTAGCAAATTCCAGCGAAACACACAAGGATTTTATCTTGCTCGATACAGATTGTTCTGTAACAGGGATGGTATAAAGAACACCAGTGACTCGGTAGAGTTGACTGTTGGGATGCATGGTCGGCAAGGATCATTCGGGGAGAGGGTCGGAGGAGATGAAGCTGTACATGACCATGTCCCTGGCGCGGCCCTTGTGCCAGTAGTGGCGCCGCAGCACGCCCTCGCGGCGGAGCCCGGCCTTCTCCGCCACGCACTGCGACGCGGGGTTGTCCACGTCCACCAGCGCCTCCACGCGCTCCAGCCCCTCCACCTCCGCGAACACGGCCCCCAGCGCGCGCCGCACGGCCACCGACGCCAGGCCCTTGCCCCAGTGCGCGCGGGCCAGTACGTACCCGAGCTCCCCGCGGCACCGCTCTGCCGTCGGCGACACGGACACCGCGCCCACAGGGCGGCCGTCGGCGAGGCAGATGGCGCGGAACCACGGGTGCGGGAGCACGGTGTCGCGCAGGAACGAGAGCAGGGGCTCCGTGGACTCGTAGGGATCCCAGCGGCAGAAGGCCGCCACCTGCGGGTCCGACGCCCACGCCATCATGGCGTCGACGTCGGAGAGCTCGAACCGCCGGAGGGTCACCTTCGCCATGGCCACCGCGCCGGTCGGATGGGCTTCGCTCGCGATCGCGGCCTGCATTTCTTGCTCTGAGCGTATGCGGAAGGGAGCTGTCACCGCTGGGTTGTTACCTTTCACTCTAGTCATAGGCCGACACGTTTAGTTGATCGAGCAATGGTGCATGTACTAAAACTTGTGTTACAAAAATGCTACAAATATAAGTCTCAACTCCTATATTTATTCAAGGGAAAGTTAAGACAAAGGATTTGATCACAATCTGCCACGTTAATCATTTGTAGGAATAATTTTAGTATGTATACCATTTCCCTTTGTTGATCCTAGGTCCACTAtgcaggcaaaaaaaaaaaaaatcatttgggTCACTGGACTAACAACTCGGAAGCAATGCAAAGCACCGGATTAGTGTCCTCCTGTCTTTAAACCTCTTTGATCCTACgtatcttcttctctctccaaTGAATCCTTGGCGCCAGCCAAACTCTTCCATTGGAAAAGCCCTTTGTGCTACCGTGGAGGGCTGGAGGCCAAGCTTACTGCTTACTACTGTTGACTGCTAAGTTCAGGCTACTGCTTTATCAGTACGCAATTTGCAATAGACCAATAGTGCTCGATGTATCATGTAGCAGGGCCCCTGATTGAGGATTTTTTGTAACACGGGATACCCCTTTCCATTATGAAATAACATAATCCATAGAGAATTTTACATCCACCAACTTGAAATGAAACAGAAGTACGAAGTAGAGTATCAACCAAATCAACtactgacttttttttttaaagacgGGAGGAGATATGCTAATTTTATTAGAAAAGGAATAAAAAGGACAAACTAACTACTAACTAATAAAACAAAACTAAGAAAGGTTCAAAACATAAAAGGACCAAACCAACTCTGTGGCGTTGGGTGGGGGTTGGGTGCCCCAGCCAAAGCCTTGCTCGATGTTTGGCTTGGGACGACAATGGCGACGCCCTCAGGCGCCGCTTCCTCTTTAGAGGTGTTTGTTGAagatgcttttcttttttctcatcgTGGGATCTTTCAATGACAAACTATGTACGTGCTTGGACGAGTGACGGCGGCGCTTGGGACGTCATATCCTCCCTGGAGGTGTTGCTTTGGAGGATCTCGCGTCGTGTTCTGGTGGACGATGTCTTAGTCATAGCGGGTCCCTACTTCGACTACGATTGGGAACACTTCGAGCTTCGAAAGGGGCATGTTGTCGATGAGGCATATGCTCTTTTGGTGATGCGCCGTTATGTCCACGGGTGGACTATAGTAGAGTCGGAGCTGTTACGTCGGGGCATCGGACgagcttggcaacgatgacACGTGGTGCCTGTGGACGGGGACACGTGGATATCAAGACAAAGGTTGAGGTCTGTTTCAGGAAGTTGGAGTTGCTTGGTCGTAGCGTGCAACAAGCTTGGCAACAATACCCTGTTGGCGGACTTTGCGTGTGTTGTTTTCGAGGTGTTTGTGCTGTTTGACTTTTGTGTATCGGGATGCTCATGTCGTTGGAGTTTTTGCCGATTGGTCCTGGATTAACTGGCTAGTTGCTATGATTTTTTGAcctaatttttctcataaatgagatcttttttttctataataAAATCGGTATTACTGATGTTgtcctttaaaaaaaacactaaagATTCGATAGAGACGCTGATGCATATGCATTCAGCAACAAATTTGCATCAAGTGATCACACGCTCACGCACAGGAGCAAGCAATGCATTTTTACATCCACGAACGTGTGAATCACTCGACCAGTGGGTCGGTGTCGATGAAGCTAAACATGACCATGTCCTTCACGGTGCCCTTGACGAAGCCGTACTTCCGCAGGACGGCCTCCCGCGAGAACCCGGCCTTCTCCAGCACGCGCTGCGACGCCGGGTTGGCCACGTCCACCAGCGCCTCCAAGCGCTCCAGTCCCTCCACCTCCCCGAACACCGTGGCCACCGTCCGCTTCACGGCGGCCGTCGCCACCCCCTTGCCCCAGTGCGCGCGCGCAAGCACGTAGCCCAGCTCGGCCCGGCACGGGTCGCCCGTTGGCGTCACGGACACCGCGCCGATGGGGCGGCTCTCGCTGTCGCCTCCGGAGAGGCAGATGGCGCGGAACCACGGGTGCGGGAGCACGACGTCTCGGATGAAGGCGAGCAGGGGCTCCGTGGACTCGTACGCGTCCCAGCGGCAGACGGCGGCGACCTGCGGGTCCGACGCCCACGCCATCATGGCGTCGACGTCGGAGAGGTCGAACCGCCGGAGCGTGACCTCCACGGCGGGCCGCGCTTCTCGGCTGCTCTGGTCCATTCCTGAGCTTtggtttcttgggtgggctctGATGTCTTGTTGCAGAAGTGCAGCCAGTGGCCTGTGTTCTTATACTTGTAGTGGCCAATAGGACCAGTCAGCAGCCTACTTTGTTTGACTTTGACCGGAGAAGGGGACAATATTTGAGAATTTTTAtaagtaaaatatttttttctgagatgtatatactatttAAGATGTACATATTCCTTTTTAATACCCATTAGAGAGAGAATGTATATCCAAAAGTATAAAAAATACTTCCTGTACATATAAACTAGTATATACTCCTAGTAGTTGATTCCGTTATAACtgaagtatatactactttttaatatgtatttatatactATTTTGTGAGATGTATATACTTttgtataaataaaatatattttaaagatatat
The nucleotide sequence above comes from Phragmites australis chromosome 4, lpPhrAust1.1, whole genome shotgun sequence. Encoded proteins:
- the LOC133915267 gene encoding LOW QUALITY PROTEIN: uncharacterized protein LOC133915267 (The sequence of the model RefSeq protein was modified relative to this genomic sequence to represent the inferred CDS: inserted 1 base in 1 codon); protein product: MAQHQQSIQGSEMDQEAPYQPESMPADTVTLRPFDLADVDAVMAWASDPVVTAFMTWEXIQSREPMLAFLRDAVLPHHWFRAVCLGGEPVGAVSVTPTDDRCRAELGVVLARAHWGKGVATAALKRTVAAVFGDLEGVDRVEALVDADNTASQWVLEKAGFRREAVLRSYCVVKGRLRDMVIYSFISTDPLVE
- the LOC133915266 gene encoding uncharacterized protein LOC133915266 yields the protein MTRVKGNNPAVTAPFRIRSEQEMQAAIASEAHPTGAVAMAKVTLRRFELSDVDAMMAWASDPQVAAFCRWDPYESTEPLLSFLRDTVLPHPWFRAICLADGRPVGAVSVSPTAERCRGELGYVLARAHWGKGLASVAVRRALGAVFAEVEGLERVEALVDVDNPASQCVAEKAGLRREGVLRRHYWHKGRARDMVMYSFISSDPLPE
- the LOC133915268 gene encoding uncharacterized protein LOC133915268; the protein is MDQSSREARPAVEVTLRRFDLSDVDAMMAWASDPQVAAVCRWDAYESTEPLLAFIRDVVLPHPWFRAICLSGGDSESRPIGAVSVTPTGDPCRAELGYVLARAHWGKGVATAAVKRTVATVFGEVEGLERLEALVDVANPASQRVLEKAGFSREAVLRKYGFVKGTVKDMVMFSFIDTDPLVE